The following proteins are co-located in the Bacillus pumilus genome:
- a CDS encoding non-ribosomal peptide synthetase — protein MIEHDDFQLKAAAKEKVKERAYWTSILSGVQLDGRIPHTVSQAKPAAMNRSLHSSFPMAVNQSLKQLCGDSDLRMFIVLTTAAFGLLHRYSGKTELMVTVPTMEQSANQSAINHMLPLKAEIDPHMSFSAGLDAVKRSFQEAVRHQNYPVHILMEELWHSLGDGKERVNLACAFETLHGQADRMQLNADVLIVWKKAQDQLHAEVHWDASNYDDQMMEQFSRHFMTLTEQLLKAPEQAMSTHSFLSDMEKSQLFDAFQGEPLAYPVDRDIVSLFQQQVQLHPARTAVVFGTTSYTYKEVDHLSDRIALRLSQSQMTRETPVGLRMYRSAELVIAILGILKAGYAYLPIDVHLPIERIRYMLKNSGATAIVSDAAGHEGLDVEVHVIQDMLHESEIKENLTWSISPSDMAYVLYTSGTTGHPKGVIIEHRHVINLVYGMKTRFFDLLPDDLQVGMLASHIFDASVQTLFPTLLLGHTLHIAKDEVRMDGHALWDFYQENHIQLSDVTPSHLKLMNKAAGQSKQDLPALNMLLVGGEVFTKELMDQFLQHVSSEKPIMINAYGPTECTVQSSSFLIPPDWDEQVIPIGKPMPNERIFICDAQGEPVPIGVFGELYISGDGVGRGYINHPDLSKEKFIKKPELSSGVLYGTGDLARWRFDGVLEFAKRNDSQVKIRGYRIELEEIRRAILDDPNMQGLIQDVIVIPKETTEQDQYICAYLMAKQVIDQRVLRQSLSGRLPGYMVPRHLIQVEQFPLNLSGKLDIQALPNSEDQLPGGQEPVAIQAHNETEQKLVRIFASILQVPASHIRLDEPFFDLGGNSFNIVELSNKVKEEFQQELTVMELFQYTTVSQIAAQLKNKSAGQDKQIEADGENEADDLESAAQLLGGMIDE, from the coding sequence GTGATTGAACATGATGATTTTCAACTGAAAGCAGCGGCAAAGGAAAAGGTGAAGGAAAGAGCCTACTGGACATCTATTTTATCAGGTGTCCAGCTGGATGGCCGCATTCCCCATACGGTTTCACAAGCCAAGCCTGCTGCAATGAACCGATCGCTTCATTCGTCCTTCCCTATGGCTGTGAACCAGTCGTTAAAGCAATTATGTGGAGATTCTGATTTGCGGATGTTTATCGTGCTGACCACAGCTGCTTTTGGCTTGCTACACCGTTACAGCGGAAAAACTGAGTTGATGGTGACTGTTCCTACAATGGAACAGTCCGCCAATCAATCTGCCATTAATCATATGCTGCCACTCAAGGCAGAGATTGATCCTCATATGAGCTTCAGCGCAGGGTTAGATGCAGTGAAGCGATCGTTTCAGGAGGCAGTACGTCATCAAAACTATCCTGTTCATATTTTAATGGAGGAACTTTGGCATTCATTAGGAGACGGCAAGGAGCGTGTCAATCTGGCATGTGCATTTGAGACATTGCATGGACAGGCTGACCGAATGCAATTAAATGCGGATGTGCTCATTGTTTGGAAGAAAGCACAAGATCAGCTTCATGCCGAAGTTCACTGGGATGCTTCCAACTATGACGATCAAATGATGGAGCAGTTCTCCAGGCATTTCATGACACTCACAGAGCAATTGCTCAAAGCGCCTGAACAAGCGATGAGCACACACTCATTTCTATCTGACATGGAGAAAAGTCAGTTGTTTGATGCGTTTCAAGGGGAGCCGCTCGCTTATCCAGTAGATCGTGATATTGTGTCTTTATTTCAACAGCAAGTCCAATTGCATCCAGCACGAACGGCCGTTGTGTTTGGCACCACCTCCTATACATATAAAGAGGTTGACCATTTATCGGATCGCATTGCGCTTAGACTCTCTCAAAGTCAGATGACACGGGAGACCCCAGTTGGTCTCAGAATGTATCGGTCTGCTGAACTTGTGATTGCCATTCTTGGCATCTTAAAGGCTGGCTATGCTTATTTACCGATTGATGTCCATCTGCCGATCGAAAGAATTCGGTATATGCTCAAAAACAGTGGCGCTACAGCCATTGTATCGGATGCAGCCGGACATGAAGGATTGGATGTCGAGGTTCATGTCATTCAAGACATGCTTCATGAATCGGAAATAAAAGAAAACCTGACTTGGTCAATTTCGCCTTCGGATATGGCTTATGTCCTGTATACATCAGGTACAACAGGACATCCGAAAGGGGTCATCATTGAACATCGTCATGTCATAAATTTGGTGTACGGAATGAAAACACGCTTTTTTGATCTGCTTCCAGATGATTTGCAAGTGGGGATGCTGGCTTCACATATTTTTGATGCGTCTGTTCAAACGTTGTTTCCAACATTGTTGCTTGGACATACGCTGCATATTGCCAAAGATGAAGTTCGTATGGATGGGCATGCGTTGTGGGATTTTTATCAAGAAAACCACATTCAGCTGTCAGATGTGACACCCTCTCATTTAAAGCTGATGAACAAGGCAGCAGGGCAATCGAAACAGGATCTGCCTGCTTTGAACATGCTGCTTGTAGGCGGAGAAGTATTTACAAAAGAGCTGATGGATCAATTTTTACAGCATGTATCAAGTGAAAAACCCATCATGATTAATGCATATGGGCCTACTGAATGTACTGTTCAATCGTCATCCTTTTTGATTCCGCCTGACTGGGATGAACAGGTCATTCCTATTGGGAAGCCGATGCCAAATGAGCGTATCTTCATATGTGACGCGCAAGGGGAGCCAGTTCCGATAGGCGTCTTTGGTGAACTGTATATCTCAGGCGATGGTGTAGGGCGTGGGTACATCAATCATCCTGATCTGAGCAAGGAGAAATTTATCAAAAAACCAGAGTTAAGCAGCGGGGTGTTATACGGTACGGGAGACCTTGCAAGGTGGCGGTTTGATGGGGTATTGGAATTTGCCAAAAGGAACGACAGCCAAGTGAAAATCAGAGGGTATCGAATTGAGCTGGAGGAGATCCGCAGAGCTATTCTTGATGATCCGAATATGCAAGGACTGATCCAAGATGTCATTGTGATCCCTAAGGAGACGACGGAGCAGGACCAATACATTTGCGCATATTTGATGGCAAAACAAGTCATAGATCAGCGTGTACTTCGTCAATCTCTCAGTGGGAGATTACCAGGTTATATGGTGCCAAGGCATTTGATTCAAGTAGAGCAATTTCCTTTGAATCTATCAGGGAAATTAGATATTCAAGCGCTGCCGAATTCAGAAGATCAGCTACCAGGCGGGCAAGAGCCAGTGGCCATTCAAGCACACAATGAAACAGAGCAGAAGCTTGTTCGCATTTTCGCTTCAATTTTACAAGTCCCTGCTTCTCACATTCGATTAGATGAACCGTTTTTCGATTTGGGCGGGAACTCTTTTAATATCGTTGAGCTGTCCAATAAAGTGAAAGAGGAATTTCAGCAGGAGCTGACAGTGATGGAGCTGTTCCAATATACAACTGTTTCACAAATAGCAGCCCAATTAAAAAACAAATCAGCAGGACAAGATAAACAAATAGAAGCTGATGGAGAAAATGAAGCGGATGACTTAGAAAGTGCCGCACAACTGTTAGGCGGGATGATAGATGAGTAA
- a CDS encoding type I polyketide synthase yields the protein MSKLTGLEVAVVGMACRFPGAKNIHSFWDNLANGRESITFFSKEELLEAGVGQEALDHEQYVRAKGAVDQHDHFDADFFGYSQREAEVMDPQIRMFHEVAWESLEDAGYNPETYQEPIGLFGAASANLYWQAASMLMRTNNSSEQFAAVQLTDKDFMNTKVSYKLNLKGPSVAVDTACSSSLVAVHLAARALLTGECKMALAGGVTITTPHKKGYMYQEGMIMSPDGHCRAFDEQAKGTVGGEGCGVVVLKSLKQALKDKDHIYGVIKGSAYNNDGGRKVGYTAPSIEGQSEIIKKALKISRVEAESISYIEAHGTGTTLGDPVEIESLNQAFQTDKKQFCAIGSVKTNIGHLDSAAGIAGFIKTTLSLYHQTLPPSLHYERPNPKIDFESSPFYVNTTPVPWTKREQPLRAGVSSFGVGGTNVHLIMEEAPIADKRSVDKDHELMVISARSKQAVQTSAEQIISYLKEQKDVPLSHAAFTLQEGRKHFPYRQAFLASPDRTFQSAGQPQKAFQQPAVVWMFSGQGAQYVNMGKDLYEKDPVFKQTLQKCFAIILSLAGVEIEKVLYPTTEADFIEAEQLMQQTSYTQIILFSFEYALASKLMGLGIRPHYFIGHSIGEITAACVAGSIHLEDAIRIVLKRGNLMQKMPPGDMAGVTLPAEEIEHELPEGVELSAVNSSQLSVVSGPTDRLQVYIEQAEKRGASVQKLKTSHAFHTSMMAEAANQFKDVLSEITYQQGEIPIVSNVTGSWLTHEQAASPDYWASHIRQPVLFSQGIETLLGLGEVVFIEVGPGHTLTQFVRRHDRYDVNKAAAVSLVRHPKEQAADDEYMQKAIGKLWSYGVEPNWSAVRKEEAPYRASLPTYPFEHQIFLSPQFKADQLMTASTPSGPQENHLSDFQDWFYIPVWERSSPVLKEQHHHGKRVLVFEKNGHIGAYLKERHAEVVSVCPSDHTIKENDQLMKADVHMLSHLEWVMTELQQSGFIPEEIIWMHDELTEDTKDKPNYLSVLDLVRLISKYHNTNMRLHLVTSQAHDVIGIEKVDPLQATLTGLALTIPQEYQHIECQHIDLCQDTKANWPLFLSYEIAMHDQEAVVAYRVSSRWIRKASSTSLSKEDSSMQPFRSSGVYLITGGMGGIGLTLAKYLAETYQAKLVLMSRSRIRERSEWHELRGAVGKEADAVKKLLALEELGADVQVVHGDVSDERAVQKAIQLAHTAFGGLHGVIHAAGEADGKIIQARAADDEIRMCQAKINGTYVLDKALEDETLDFFLLCSSLVSFLGAAGQVAYAASNAFMDSFAHAKRQEGKPVISLNWDRWEKVGMAHDSALAAKVNDMMALEEQAGISPEQGIKAFQEVLRLDYPQILVSVRDMGERIKHRITPVQLEDAPSQEISQVIDERLEASLSDVLNSFFKHEPDVNENFFEMGATSLDLLQMSGHIKSVYGIEVPVVMMYSHPTIASLAAELKKIHGVKEEKQAVTESSNLRKQAMAEGKNRRKQRLKRK from the coding sequence ATGAGTAAGTTAACAGGATTAGAGGTTGCAGTGGTTGGTATGGCCTGCCGATTTCCGGGAGCGAAGAATATTCATAGCTTCTGGGATAACCTTGCAAATGGAAGAGAGTCCATTACGTTTTTTTCTAAGGAAGAATTGCTTGAGGCGGGGGTTGGACAAGAAGCTCTGGATCATGAGCAATATGTACGTGCCAAAGGAGCAGTAGATCAGCATGATCACTTTGATGCAGATTTCTTTGGTTATTCACAGCGTGAGGCAGAAGTAATGGACCCGCAAATCCGCATGTTTCATGAAGTGGCGTGGGAATCCCTTGAAGATGCAGGCTATAACCCTGAAACCTATCAGGAGCCGATCGGTTTATTTGGTGCTGCTTCTGCCAATTTATATTGGCAAGCTGCTTCCATGCTGATGAGAACGAATAACTCATCTGAGCAGTTTGCGGCTGTTCAGTTGACAGATAAAGATTTTATGAACACAAAGGTGTCCTATAAATTGAATTTGAAGGGACCGAGTGTGGCTGTTGATACGGCTTGTTCCTCCTCTTTGGTTGCAGTTCATTTAGCGGCACGCGCCCTGCTCACTGGGGAATGTAAAATGGCACTCGCTGGCGGCGTCACCATCACGACTCCTCACAAAAAAGGATACATGTATCAAGAGGGCATGATCATGTCCCCTGATGGACACTGCCGAGCCTTTGATGAACAGGCAAAAGGAACAGTTGGCGGCGAGGGCTGTGGAGTTGTTGTACTCAAATCATTAAAGCAGGCACTAAAGGATAAGGATCACATCTATGGGGTGATTAAAGGGTCAGCGTATAACAATGACGGCGGGCGGAAGGTTGGTTACACAGCACCAAGTATTGAAGGGCAAAGTGAAATTATTAAAAAGGCGCTCAAGATCAGTCGTGTAGAAGCCGAGAGCATTTCTTATATTGAAGCACATGGCACAGGTACGACCCTTGGCGATCCAGTTGAAATTGAGTCACTGAATCAAGCCTTTCAAACTGATAAAAAACAGTTTTGTGCCATCGGGTCTGTGAAAACCAATATCGGTCATCTTGATTCAGCGGCAGGCATTGCCGGTTTTATCAAAACGACGCTTAGTCTGTATCATCAGACGCTGCCACCTAGTCTTCATTATGAAAGACCGAATCCAAAAATTGATTTTGAATCAAGCCCGTTTTATGTGAATACAACACCCGTACCATGGACGAAACGAGAGCAGCCGCTGCGTGCTGGGGTCAGTTCATTCGGAGTCGGCGGTACGAATGTACATCTCATCATGGAAGAGGCGCCCATTGCCGATAAACGGTCAGTAGACAAGGATCACGAACTCATGGTGATATCAGCAAGGTCGAAGCAGGCGGTTCAAACGTCTGCTGAGCAAATCATTTCTTATTTAAAAGAACAAAAGGACGTGCCGCTATCCCATGCTGCGTTTACGCTGCAGGAGGGACGAAAGCATTTTCCTTATCGACAAGCATTTCTTGCAAGCCCCGATCGCACATTCCAGTCAGCTGGACAGCCTCAAAAGGCCTTTCAGCAGCCTGCGGTCGTCTGGATGTTTTCTGGTCAAGGTGCACAGTATGTCAATATGGGCAAGGATTTATATGAGAAAGACCCTGTATTTAAACAAACGCTTCAAAAATGTTTTGCCATCATTTTATCCTTGGCAGGTGTTGAGATCGAGAAAGTGTTATATCCAACAACCGAAGCAGACTTCATTGAAGCAGAACAACTCATGCAGCAAACGTCTTATACACAAATCATCTTGTTTAGTTTTGAGTATGCACTCGCATCTAAGCTGATGGGACTAGGCATACGTCCGCATTATTTCATTGGTCATAGTATTGGTGAAATCACAGCTGCTTGTGTGGCCGGTAGCATCCATCTTGAAGATGCGATCCGGATCGTTTTAAAAAGAGGCAATTTGATGCAAAAGATGCCTCCAGGTGATATGGCTGGTGTGACGCTTCCAGCCGAAGAGATTGAGCATGAACTTCCAGAAGGTGTCGAGCTTTCTGCTGTGAATAGCTCGCAATTATCCGTTGTTTCCGGTCCTACAGACCGTTTACAGGTATATATCGAACAAGCTGAGAAAAGAGGGGCTTCTGTCCAAAAGCTGAAAACCTCTCACGCCTTTCATACGAGTATGATGGCTGAAGCGGCCAATCAGTTTAAGGATGTTCTTTCTGAGATCACCTATCAGCAAGGCGAGATACCGATTGTTTCCAATGTGACAGGGAGCTGGTTAACCCACGAGCAAGCAGCATCACCTGATTACTGGGCATCTCATATCAGACAGCCTGTTTTATTTAGTCAAGGAATAGAGACGTTACTTGGACTTGGAGAGGTTGTCTTCATTGAAGTGGGGCCAGGTCATACATTGACTCAATTCGTGAGACGCCACGATCGCTATGATGTGAATAAAGCAGCTGCTGTTTCATTGGTGAGACATCCAAAAGAGCAAGCTGCTGATGATGAATATATGCAAAAGGCAATAGGAAAGCTGTGGAGTTACGGAGTGGAGCCGAACTGGAGCGCTGTCAGAAAAGAGGAGGCCCCATATCGAGCTTCACTGCCAACGTATCCATTTGAGCATCAAATATTCCTCTCACCACAGTTCAAAGCGGACCAGCTGATGACCGCTTCAACACCATCAGGACCGCAGGAGAATCACTTATCTGATTTTCAAGACTGGTTTTACATTCCGGTGTGGGAGCGCTCTTCACCTGTACTAAAAGAGCAGCATCATCACGGGAAACGTGTGCTGGTCTTTGAGAAAAATGGTCATATCGGCGCCTATTTGAAAGAACGGCATGCGGAGGTCGTCAGCGTATGTCCAAGTGATCATACGATCAAAGAAAATGACCAGCTGATGAAGGCAGACGTTCATATGCTGTCACATTTAGAGTGGGTCATGACTGAATTACAGCAATCTGGATTTATCCCTGAAGAGATCATCTGGATGCATGATGAACTGACGGAGGATACCAAAGACAAGCCAAACTATTTATCTGTGCTCGATCTCGTCAGGCTGATCAGCAAATACCATAACACAAACATGCGTCTTCATCTCGTGACGAGCCAAGCGCATGATGTCATCGGCATAGAGAAGGTCGATCCTCTTCAAGCAACATTAACAGGACTAGCGCTGACCATTCCTCAAGAATATCAGCACATAGAGTGTCAGCACATTGATTTATGTCAGGATACTAAGGCGAATTGGCCGCTATTTCTTTCATATGAGATAGCGATGCACGATCAAGAAGCAGTCGTGGCTTATCGCGTGAGCAGCCGCTGGATACGAAAAGCTTCAAGCACGTCGTTAAGCAAAGAGGACTCGTCAATGCAGCCTTTCAGGTCTAGTGGCGTTTATCTCATCACTGGCGGTATGGGCGGCATTGGCCTCACACTAGCTAAATATTTAGCAGAAACGTATCAAGCGAAACTTGTGCTCATGAGCCGATCACGAATACGTGAACGCTCTGAATGGCATGAGCTGCGTGGTGCGGTTGGGAAAGAAGCTGATGCCGTGAAAAAGCTGCTGGCTCTTGAAGAATTAGGGGCTGATGTACAAGTTGTACACGGTGATGTATCAGATGAACGTGCCGTGCAGAAAGCGATTCAGCTGGCTCATACGGCATTTGGTGGTTTACATGGCGTCATTCACGCGGCAGGCGAGGCAGACGGGAAGATCATTCAAGCAAGAGCAGCAGATGATGAGATTCGCATGTGTCAGGCAAAAATCAACGGGACCTATGTGCTGGATAAAGCACTCGAGGATGAAACGCTGGATTTCTTCTTGCTTTGTTCATCCCTTGTTTCCTTTCTTGGAGCGGCTGGACAAGTGGCTTATGCGGCTTCAAATGCCTTTATGGACAGCTTTGCTCATGCGAAAAGGCAGGAAGGAAAGCCAGTTATTTCTTTGAACTGGGATCGCTGGGAGAAAGTCGGTATGGCACACGACTCGGCATTAGCTGCCAAAGTCAATGACATGATGGCACTTGAGGAGCAGGCAGGAATTTCGCCAGAACAAGGAATAAAGGCCTTCCAAGAAGTGCTGCGTCTAGATTATCCGCAAATTCTTGTATCTGTTCGAGACATGGGGGAGAGAATCAAACATCGGATAACACCTGTACAGCTAGAGGATGCGCCGTCTCAAGAGATTTCGCAGGTCATAGATGAACGTCTAGAAGCATCATTGAGTGATGTGCTTAACTCCTTTTTTAAGCATGAACCGGATGTGAATGAGAATTTCTTTGAAATGGGTGCGACGTCTCTTGATTTATTGCAGATGAGTGGTCATATCAAATCGGTATATGGCATCGAGGTTCCGGTGGTCATGATGTACAGCCATCCAACCATCGCGTCATTGGCTGCCGAACTGAAGAAAATACATGGTGTAAAGGAAGAAAAGCAAGCTGTCACTGAATCATCTAATTTACGCAAACAAGCAATGGCTGAAGGGAAAAATCGCCGTAAACAGAGATTAAAACGAAAATAG